A single window of Microbispora hainanensis DNA harbors:
- a CDS encoding TIGR03085 family metal-binding protein, with the protein MTHAQTERAALCDLLDRLGPEAPTLCEGWATADLTAHLVLRERRLDAAPGIALPFMAGYTAAVQERVKRRHPYPELVELVRQGPPRWTPYGLVPGLDEIVNTAEFFVHHEDVRRAQAGWEPRVVPRDLQETFWKRLRGGARLFLRKAPVGVVLRRPDGTKTAGRMAEPAVVVTGEPSELLLFAFGRQAHARVTYDGDAAAVARLQDARLGP; encoded by the coding sequence GTGACACACGCCCAGACAGAGCGCGCGGCGCTCTGCGACCTGCTCGACCGCCTCGGCCCCGAGGCGCCCACGCTGTGCGAGGGATGGGCGACGGCGGACCTCACGGCCCACCTCGTCCTGCGCGAGCGCCGGCTCGACGCCGCGCCCGGCATCGCGCTGCCGTTCATGGCGGGCTACACCGCCGCGGTGCAGGAGCGCGTCAAGCGCCGCCACCCCTATCCCGAGCTGGTCGAGCTCGTCCGTCAGGGCCCGCCGCGCTGGACGCCGTACGGGCTGGTCCCCGGCCTGGACGAGATCGTCAACACGGCGGAGTTCTTCGTCCATCACGAGGACGTACGGCGGGCGCAGGCCGGCTGGGAGCCCCGCGTCGTCCCCCGGGACCTCCAGGAGACGTTCTGGAAGCGGCTGCGCGGCGGCGCCCGGCTCTTCCTGCGCAAGGCCCCCGTGGGGGTCGTGCTCCGCCGTCCCGACGGGACGAAGACCGCCGGGCGGATGGCCGAGCCCGCCGTGGTGGTCACCGGCGAGCCGTCGGAGCTGCTGCTGTTCGCGTTCGGCAGGCAGGCGCACGCCCGGGTCACGTACGACGGGGACGCGGCGGCGGTCGCCCGGCTCCAGGATGCCCGTTTGGGGCCGTGA
- a CDS encoding ABC transporter ATP-binding protein, producing MRRSWHDARPEDPDEDPDEERDAVTAVNDTATGETSSLRSADRSALETLRQGLRLSPEFRRGLTGTLVLAVLATLGKVVVPIAVQQVIDRGLGSGEPDLPFIRNAVVLCALAVVLTALCGYLMNVRLYRSTESGLAALRGKGFRHVHDLSVLTQNTERRGGLVSRVTGDVDQISTFMQWGGLMVIVSAGQLVVATVLMAVYSWQLTLLVWACFLPLVLALPRFQRLVAKAYTKVRERAGDVLAAVSESVVGSAVIRAYGSEDRTADRIDTAVDGMRAAQTRAQKIVGFTFPVTELVASITVALVVVAGVWLGVGGSITAGRLIAFLFLITLFISPLQTATEVLNEAQNAIAGWRRILGVLDTPADVADPENGATLPRGPISVRFDGVGFAYPGGPPVLHDVSVEIPPRTRIAVVGETGSGKTTFAKLLTRLMDPTSGRILVDGTDLRTVSFSSLRERIVMVPQDGFLFDSTLEDNIRFGRPSATREEITRALTELGLADWLDGLPAGLDSPVGQRGESLSAGERQLVALARAYLADPDLLLLDEATSAVDPATEVRLARALDGITRGRTAVSIAHRLSTAQAADEVIVFEHGRIVQRGPHAVLVEQPGVYADLYASWTTATTVR from the coding sequence ATGAGGAGGTCGTGGCATGACGCCCGGCCCGAGGACCCTGACGAGGACCCTGACGAGGAGCGTGACGCGGTGACCGCCGTGAACGACACGGCCACGGGAGAGACCTCGTCTCTGCGGTCGGCCGACCGGAGCGCCCTGGAGACGCTCAGGCAGGGCCTGCGGCTGTCGCCGGAGTTCCGCCGCGGGCTCACCGGCACGCTCGTGCTGGCCGTGCTGGCGACACTGGGCAAGGTCGTCGTCCCCATCGCCGTACAGCAGGTGATCGACCGCGGCCTGGGGTCGGGCGAGCCCGACCTGCCGTTCATCCGGAACGCGGTCGTCCTGTGCGCCCTCGCCGTCGTGCTGACCGCGCTGTGCGGCTACCTGATGAACGTCCGGCTCTACCGCTCCACCGAGTCGGGCCTGGCGGCCCTGCGCGGCAAGGGTTTCCGCCACGTGCACGACCTGTCGGTGCTGACGCAGAACACCGAGCGGCGCGGCGGCCTGGTGTCCCGCGTGACCGGCGACGTCGACCAGATCAGCACGTTCATGCAGTGGGGCGGGCTGATGGTCATCGTGTCCGCCGGCCAGCTCGTGGTGGCGACCGTGCTCATGGCCGTCTATTCCTGGCAGCTCACGCTGCTGGTGTGGGCCTGCTTCCTGCCGCTGGTGCTGGCCCTGCCCCGCTTCCAGCGCCTGGTGGCCAAGGCGTACACCAAGGTGCGCGAGCGCGCCGGCGACGTCCTCGCCGCCGTCAGCGAGTCGGTCGTCGGCAGCGCGGTGATCCGGGCGTACGGCTCGGAGGACCGCACCGCCGACCGGATCGACACGGCGGTGGACGGGATGCGCGCGGCGCAGACCCGGGCCCAGAAGATCGTCGGGTTCACGTTCCCGGTCACCGAGCTGGTCGCCTCGATCACGGTCGCGCTGGTGGTCGTGGCCGGGGTCTGGCTGGGCGTCGGCGGCTCGATCACGGCCGGGCGGCTCATCGCGTTCCTGTTCCTGATCACGCTGTTCATCAGCCCGCTGCAGACCGCGACCGAGGTGCTGAACGAGGCGCAGAACGCGATCGCCGGCTGGCGGCGCATCCTGGGCGTGCTCGACACCCCGGCCGACGTGGCCGACCCCGAGAACGGTGCGACGCTGCCGCGCGGCCCGATCTCGGTCCGTTTCGACGGCGTGGGCTTCGCCTACCCCGGCGGGCCGCCGGTGCTCCACGACGTGTCGGTCGAGATCCCGCCGCGCACGCGGATCGCCGTGGTGGGGGAGACCGGCTCGGGCAAGACGACCTTCGCCAAGCTGCTCACCCGGCTCATGGACCCCACCTCCGGCCGGATCCTCGTGGACGGCACCGACCTGCGCACGGTGAGCTTCTCCTCGCTCCGAGAGCGGATCGTCATGGTGCCGCAGGACGGGTTCCTGTTCGACTCGACGCTTGAGGACAACATCCGCTTCGGACGGCCCTCGGCGACCCGGGAGGAGATCACCCGGGCGCTGACCGAGCTCGGCCTGGCCGACTGGCTCGACGGCCTGCCCGCCGGCCTCGACAGCCCGGTCGGCCAGCGGGGCGAGTCCCTTTCCGCCGGCGAGCGCCAGCTCGTCGCGCTCGCCCGCGCCTACCTCGCCGACCCCGACCTGCTGCTGCTCGACGAGGCCACCTCCGCCGTGGACCCCGCCACCGAGGTGCGCCTCGCCCGCGCCCTCGACGGCATCACCCGTGGCCGTACGGCCGTCTCGATCGCCCACCGCCTGTCCACCGCCCAGGCGGCCGACGAGGTCATCGTGTTCGAGCACGGCCGGATCGTCCAGCGCGGCCCGCACGCCGTCCTGGTCGAGCAGCCCGGCGTGTACGCCGACCTCTACGCCTCCTGGACCACCGCCACCACCGTCCGCTGA
- the hisF gene encoding imidazole glycerol phosphate synthase subunit HisF, with product MTVAVRVIPCLDVDAGRVVKGVNFENLRDAGDPVELAARYDAEGADELTFLDITASSGERETMLDVVRRTAEQVFIPLTVGGGVRSADDVDRLLRAGADKVGINTAAIARPELLTETSRRFGSQCIVLSVDARRVVDGPPTPSGFEVTTHGGRRGTGIDAVEWARRGEELGVGEILLNSMDGDGTKSGYDLEMLRAVRAAVSVPLIASGGAGRLEDFPPAVEAGADAVLAASVFHFGQLKIHEVKDTLRAAGHPVR from the coding sequence ATGACCGTGGCGGTGCGGGTGATCCCCTGCCTTGACGTGGACGCGGGCCGGGTGGTCAAGGGGGTCAACTTCGAGAACCTCAGGGACGCCGGCGATCCGGTCGAGCTGGCCGCGCGCTATGACGCCGAGGGGGCCGACGAGCTGACCTTCCTCGACATCACCGCCTCCTCGGGCGAGCGCGAGACCATGCTCGACGTGGTGCGCCGTACGGCCGAGCAGGTGTTCATCCCGTTGACGGTCGGAGGCGGCGTGCGGTCGGCCGACGACGTCGACCGGCTGCTGCGCGCGGGCGCCGACAAGGTCGGCATCAACACCGCGGCCATCGCGCGGCCGGAGCTGCTGACCGAGACCTCGCGCCGGTTCGGGTCGCAGTGCATCGTGCTGTCGGTGGACGCGCGCCGGGTGGTCGACGGGCCGCCCACGCCCTCCGGGTTCGAGGTGACGACCCACGGCGGGCGCCGGGGGACCGGCATCGACGCGGTGGAGTGGGCGCGTCGCGGGGAGGAGCTCGGCGTCGGCGAGATCCTGCTCAACTCCATGGACGGCGACGGCACCAAGTCGGGATACGACCTGGAGATGCTGCGTGCCGTACGGGCGGCGGTGAGCGTCCCGCTGATCGCCTCCGGCGGCGCCGGGCGGCTGGAGGACTTCCCGCCCGCCGTGGAGGCCGGTGCGGACGCCGTGCTGGCCGCCTCGGTCTTCCACTTCGGCCAGCTCAAGATCCACGAGGTCAAGGACACGCTGCGCGCGGCCGGTCACCCGGTGCGCTGA
- a CDS encoding RidA family protein, protein MSMEMPEGRISSGGPWEDRYGYARAVVAGPHVLVSGCTATVGGEVQHVGDAYQQTLTAFSIALDAVEKAGITRADVVRTRLYVVNADDFDAVGKAHGEVFGDVRPACTSVQVAGLVDERMLVEVEVEAYRPVERGDCGG, encoded by the coding sequence ATGAGCATGGAGATGCCCGAAGGGCGGATCTCCTCCGGCGGCCCGTGGGAGGACCGCTACGGCTACGCCCGCGCGGTCGTGGCCGGGCCGCACGTGCTCGTGTCCGGCTGCACCGCCACCGTGGGCGGCGAGGTCCAGCACGTGGGCGACGCCTACCAGCAGACGCTCACCGCCTTCTCCATCGCGCTGGACGCCGTGGAGAAGGCCGGCATCACCCGGGCCGACGTGGTGCGGACCCGCCTCTACGTGGTGAACGCCGACGACTTCGATGCCGTCGGCAAGGCCCACGGCGAGGTCTTCGGCGACGTACGGCCCGCCTGCACAAGCGTGCAGGTCGCCGGGCTGGTCGACGAGCGCATGCTGGTCGAGGTCGAGGTCGAGGCCTACCGGCCGGTGGAACGTGGCGACTGCGGAGGCTGA
- a CDS encoding ABC transporter ATP-binding protein codes for MLQGLKVIGVAIRTEPKIFTGAVVASAVYGAMTVAASWALGWATDNAVLPAFRDGAASSGTLVVAALLIVGVAVLKAAGIMGRRIMAGIHQYRMQAHSRRAVTRQYLRLPLAWHHRHPTGQLLSNANSDVEAAWAPLAPLPMAVGVVVMLVTAAVAIVLVDPVLAVVGFLIFPAVAVLNLVYQRRLSPLAMRAQQLRAEVSEVAHESFDGALVVKTLGREDAEAARFQAKADALRDANVAVGRIRGLFDPMLEALPTLGVLAVLLVGALRLESGGVAAGDLIQVAYLFTLLAFPIRALGWVLAELPRSVVGWTRVRDVLDATGSMEYGTARLDDSGPARVEAEGVSYAYVPGNPVLKDVSFAVAPGRTIALVGPTGAGKSTLTQLLARLIDPGEGVVRVDGVDLREVARGEVSASVALVPQQTFLFDDTVRGNIALGGQVPDERIWAALRLAQADGFVSALPSGLDTRIGERGATLSGGQRQRLALARAVVREPRLLILDDATSSVDPQVEKRILYGLRDGAAEATVIVVAYRMATIALADEVVYLEQGVVADHGTHEQLLARCAGYRDLVTAYEREEAERAAFEDTDEEVVA; via the coding sequence ATGCTCCAGGGTCTCAAGGTCATCGGTGTGGCGATCAGAACCGAGCCGAAGATCTTCACCGGCGCGGTCGTCGCCAGCGCCGTCTACGGCGCGATGACCGTCGCCGCGTCCTGGGCGCTCGGCTGGGCGACCGACAACGCGGTGCTGCCCGCGTTCCGGGACGGCGCGGCGAGCTCGGGCACGCTGGTCGTGGCGGCCCTGCTGATCGTGGGCGTGGCGGTGCTCAAGGCCGCCGGGATCATGGGCCGGCGCATCATGGCCGGGATCCACCAATACCGCATGCAGGCCCACTCCCGCCGCGCCGTTACGCGGCAGTACCTGCGGCTGCCCCTCGCCTGGCACCACCGCCACCCGACCGGGCAGCTGCTGTCCAACGCCAACTCCGATGTCGAGGCGGCCTGGGCGCCGCTCGCCCCGCTGCCGATGGCGGTGGGCGTGGTCGTGATGCTGGTGACGGCCGCCGTGGCGATCGTGCTGGTCGACCCGGTGCTCGCCGTCGTCGGCTTCCTGATCTTCCCGGCCGTGGCCGTGCTCAACCTGGTCTACCAGCGCAGGCTCTCCCCGCTCGCGATGCGGGCCCAGCAGCTGCGGGCCGAGGTGAGCGAGGTCGCCCACGAGAGCTTCGACGGCGCGCTCGTCGTCAAGACCCTCGGCCGCGAGGACGCGGAGGCCGCGCGCTTCCAGGCCAAGGCCGACGCGCTGCGCGACGCCAACGTCGCCGTCGGCCGGATCCGCGGGCTGTTCGACCCCATGCTGGAGGCGCTGCCCACGCTGGGCGTGCTCGCCGTGCTGCTCGTCGGGGCGCTGCGGCTGGAGTCGGGCGGCGTCGCGGCGGGCGACCTGATCCAGGTGGCCTACCTGTTCACCCTCCTCGCCTTCCCGATCCGGGCGCTGGGCTGGGTGCTGGCCGAGCTGCCGCGCAGCGTCGTCGGCTGGACGCGGGTCAGGGACGTCCTCGACGCCACCGGCTCCATGGAGTACGGCACCGCCCGCCTGGACGACTCCGGCCCGGCCCGGGTGGAGGCCGAGGGCGTCTCCTACGCGTACGTGCCGGGCAACCCCGTGCTGAAGGACGTGAGCTTCGCCGTGGCGCCGGGCCGTACGATCGCGCTCGTCGGGCCGACCGGGGCGGGCAAGTCGACGCTCACCCAGCTGCTCGCGCGCCTGATCGACCCCGGCGAGGGCGTCGTCCGCGTCGACGGCGTCGATCTGCGCGAGGTGGCCAGGGGCGAGGTGAGCGCCTCGGTGGCACTCGTGCCGCAGCAGACGTTCCTGTTCGACGACACCGTGCGCGGCAACATCGCGCTCGGCGGCCAGGTGCCGGACGAGCGCATCTGGGCCGCGCTGCGGCTCGCGCAGGCCGACGGCTTCGTCAGCGCCCTGCCGTCCGGCCTCGACACCCGGATCGGCGAGCGCGGCGCGACGTTGTCGGGCGGCCAGCGCCAGCGTCTCGCCCTCGCCCGCGCGGTCGTGCGCGAGCCCCGGCTGCTCATCCTCGACGACGCCACCTCCAGCGTCGACCCGCAGGTCGAAAAGCGCATCCTGTACGGCCTGCGCGACGGGGCCGCCGAGGCCACGGTGATCGTGGTCGCCTACCGGATGGCGACGATCGCGCTGGCCGACGAGGTCGTCTACCTGGAGCAGGGCGTGGTCGCCGACCACGGCACCCACGAGCAGCTCCTGGCCCGCTGCGCGGGCTACCGCGACCTCGTCACCGCCTACGAGCGCGAGGAGGCCGAACGCGCCGCGTTCGAAGACACCGATGAGGAGGTCGTGGCATGA
- a CDS encoding ABC transporter substrate-binding protein, translated as MRSPRPRFARPSLVVTAALALAAVAGCGGGSSTDGGGSAAAPGGAFTPPKIETLKSLGPGEGQVNLVAWAGYAEDGSNDPKVDWVHPFEKATGCTVNTKTAGTSDEMVNLMKTGEYDAVSASGDASLRLIASGTVAPVNTDLVPNYKDVFEGLKLKPWNSVNGVAYGIPHGRGANLLMWRTDTVNPAPDSWGVVFDPASPYKGKVTAYDSPIYIADAALYLMSARPELGIKDPYALDETQLKAAVDLLKQQKQNIGEYWSDYTKAVQSFKSGDTAVGTTWQVIANLVEADKAPVQTTLPKEGSTGWSDTWMVAAQAKHPNCAYEWLDWIISPTANAQVAEWFGEAPANAKACEQTSDKSFCDTYHATDEEYFSKVHYWTTPIAQCLDGRTDVKCTDYSEWTRAWTEIKG; from the coding sequence ATGCGGTCCCCCCGTCCGCGTTTCGCCAGGCCGTCTCTCGTCGTCACCGCCGCGCTCGCCCTCGCGGCCGTCGCGGGCTGCGGCGGCGGCTCGTCCACCGACGGCGGCGGCTCGGCCGCGGCCCCCGGCGGCGCCTTCACCCCGCCGAAGATCGAGACCCTGAAGTCCCTCGGCCCCGGCGAGGGACAGGTCAACCTCGTCGCCTGGGCCGGCTACGCGGAGGACGGCTCCAACGACCCCAAGGTCGACTGGGTCCACCCGTTCGAGAAGGCCACCGGCTGCACGGTCAACACCAAGACCGCGGGCACGTCCGACGAGATGGTCAACCTGATGAAGACCGGCGAGTACGACGCGGTGTCGGCGTCCGGCGACGCCTCGCTGCGCCTGATCGCCTCCGGCACGGTCGCGCCGGTCAACACCGACCTCGTGCCCAACTACAAGGACGTGTTCGAGGGGCTGAAGCTCAAGCCGTGGAACTCGGTCAACGGGGTCGCGTACGGCATCCCGCACGGCCGCGGCGCGAACCTCCTCATGTGGCGCACGGACACGGTGAACCCGGCCCCCGACTCCTGGGGCGTCGTGTTCGACCCCGCCTCGCCCTACAAGGGCAAGGTGACGGCGTACGACTCCCCCATCTACATCGCCGACGCCGCGCTCTACCTCATGTCGGCCAGGCCCGAGCTGGGGATCAAGGACCCGTACGCGCTGGACGAGACGCAGCTCAAGGCCGCGGTCGACCTGCTCAAGCAGCAGAAGCAGAACATCGGCGAATACTGGTCCGACTACACCAAGGCGGTGCAGTCGTTCAAGTCCGGCGACACGGCCGTGGGCACGACCTGGCAGGTGATCGCCAACCTGGTGGAGGCCGACAAGGCGCCGGTGCAGACGACGCTGCCCAAGGAGGGCTCCACCGGCTGGTCGGACACGTGGATGGTCGCCGCGCAGGCCAAGCACCCCAACTGCGCCTACGAGTGGCTCGACTGGATCATCTCCCCCACGGCCAACGCGCAGGTGGCCGAGTGGTTCGGCGAGGCGCCGGCCAACGCCAAGGCGTGCGAGCAGACGTCCGACAAGTCCTTCTGCGACACCTACCACGCGACCGACGAGGAGTACTTCTCCAAGGTCCACTACTGGACCACGCCGATCGCGCAGTGCCTCGACGGGCGCACCGACGTCAAGTGCACCGACTACTCCGAGTGGACCCGGGCCTGGACCGAGATCAAGGGCTGA
- a CDS encoding RidA family protein, protein MGDIVGKPVLVERRSTDRIAPPLGAYSHAARVSPDAAVLHIAGQIGNAPDGTVAPDAYGQTVQALRNIAAVVEDAGGTPAEGLVSLFTMVASREALPGVRRGIGEVLAEWFPEGDYPINSLIVVAGLAREDLLVEIASTAVVPG, encoded by the coding sequence ATGGGGGACATCGTGGGGAAGCCGGTGCTGGTCGAGCGGCGCAGCACGGACAGGATCGCCCCGCCCCTCGGCGCGTACAGCCATGCGGCGCGGGTCTCGCCGGACGCCGCCGTCCTGCACATCGCGGGGCAGATCGGCAACGCCCCCGACGGAACGGTCGCCCCGGACGCGTACGGGCAGACCGTCCAGGCGTTGCGCAACATCGCGGCGGTCGTCGAGGACGCCGGAGGCACCCCGGCGGAGGGGCTGGTCTCGCTGTTCACGATGGTCGCGAGCCGGGAGGCGCTTCCCGGAGTGCGCCGCGGCATCGGCGAGGTGCTCGCCGAGTGGTTCCCCGAGGGGGACTACCCGATCAACTCGTTGATCGTGGTGGCCGGGCTGGCCCGGGAGGACCTGCTGGTCGAGATCGCCTCGACGGCGGTGGTGCCGGGATGA
- a CDS encoding ABC transporter ATP-binding protein: protein MPDQAVSLRGLRKNFGPVEAVAGIDLDVADGEFFAMLGPSGSGKTTVLRMIAGFESPTAGTVELGGRDVTRLAPFERDVNTVFQDYALFPHMSVLDNVEYGLRVKKVPRAERRERALAALRSVRLEGFEKRRPAQLSGGQRQRVALARALVNRPRVLLLDEPLGALDLKLREEMQVELKAIQREVGITFLFVTHDQEEALTMSDRIAVFDQGRIEQIGTPAEVYERPATAFVASFVGTSNLVSGEAARAVLGREGTFSVRPEKLRVVLGEEPPAPDEHEAAGVIREVVYAGPATRFVVDLDAGGRLIALQQNLEASSMDVTGLRGARVRLVWNRRHEFPIDTPAEPVAAG from the coding sequence ATGCCAGACCAAGCAGTCAGTCTTCGCGGCCTGCGCAAGAACTTCGGGCCGGTCGAGGCCGTGGCCGGGATCGATCTCGACGTCGCCGACGGGGAGTTCTTCGCGATGCTCGGGCCGTCCGGGTCGGGGAAGACCACCGTGCTGCGCATGATCGCCGGGTTCGAGTCGCCCACGGCGGGCACGGTCGAGCTGGGCGGGCGTGACGTCACGCGGCTCGCGCCGTTCGAGCGCGACGTGAACACGGTCTTCCAGGACTACGCGCTGTTCCCCCACATGAGCGTGCTGGACAACGTCGAGTACGGCCTGCGGGTGAAGAAGGTGCCGCGAGCGGAGCGGCGCGAGCGGGCGCTCGCCGCGCTGCGCTCGGTGCGGCTCGAGGGCTTCGAGAAGCGGCGCCCGGCCCAGTTGTCCGGCGGCCAGCGCCAGCGGGTCGCGCTGGCCCGCGCGCTGGTCAACCGGCCGCGCGTGCTGCTGCTCGACGAGCCGCTCGGCGCGCTCGACCTCAAGCTCCGCGAGGAGATGCAGGTCGAGCTGAAGGCGATCCAGCGGGAGGTCGGCATCACGTTCCTGTTCGTGACCCACGACCAGGAGGAGGCGCTGACGATGAGCGACCGGATCGCGGTGTTCGACCAGGGCAGGATCGAGCAGATCGGCACCCCCGCCGAGGTGTACGAGCGCCCGGCCACCGCCTTCGTCGCCTCGTTCGTGGGCACCTCCAACCTCGTCTCCGGCGAGGCCGCGCGGGCCGTGCTGGGCAGGGAGGGCACCTTCAGCGTCCGGCCCGAGAAGCTGCGCGTCGTGCTCGGCGAGGAGCCGCCGGCACCGGACGAGCACGAGGCCGCCGGTGTGATCCGCGAGGTCGTGTACGCCGGTCCGGCGACCCGGTTCGTCGTGGACCTCGACGCGGGCGGGCGCCTGATCGCCCTCCAGCAGAACCTGGAGGCGTCCTCCATGGACGTGACGGGCCTGCGCGGCGCCCGCGTCCGCCTCGTGTGGAACCGCCGGCACGAGTTCCCCATCGACACCCCGGCCGAGCCGGTCGCCGCCGGCTGA
- a CDS encoding DUF234 domain-containing protein: MGPLSRYRADIELGAGPDVVQALYEAMSEHLGQVYEEAFRDHLRRRAAARELGPRVVAVGPWWKDDGQDEIDAVVLAEPARTRVPVLVGEAEWSRTVDAERLRARLSRKAAKLTGDVDALTYAVCAREEVTHVREGVLPITAADVFRP, encoded by the coding sequence CTGGGCCCGCTCTCGCGTTATCGGGCCGACATCGAGCTGGGCGCCGGGCCGGACGTCGTCCAGGCCCTGTACGAGGCGATGAGCGAGCATCTCGGGCAGGTCTACGAGGAGGCGTTCCGAGACCACCTGCGGCGGCGCGCGGCGGCGAGGGAGCTCGGGCCCCGGGTCGTCGCCGTCGGACCCTGGTGGAAGGACGACGGCCAGGACGAGATCGACGCCGTCGTGCTCGCGGAACCCGCCCGCACGCGCGTTCCGGTCCTCGTCGGCGAGGCCGAGTGGAGCCGCACCGTGGACGCGGAACGGCTGCGGGCGCGCCTGTCGCGCAAGGCGGCGAAACTCACCGGCGACGTGGACGCGCTCACCTACGCCGTGTGCGCCCGTGAGGAGGTCACCCACGTGCGCGAGGGCGTCCTGCCGATCACCGCGGCCGACGTCTTCCGTCCCTGA
- a CDS encoding ABC transporter permease, whose amino-acid sequence MTTLTTTAASPGMRRRAASFLHRHAGVRLSLLLSAPLAWLGLAYLGALAALLVTAFWSTDVFTGDVVKVFTWANFTDLVTGEVYRTVALRSIGVAAAVTLIDLVVAFPMAFAMAKLASPRAQRWLVIAVLTPLWASYLVKAYAWRVMLSSDGVLGWGYGLTATVVTLSYLWLPYMILPIYAGLERLPNSLLDAAGDLGARPWRTFRTVVWPLTFPAAVAGSIFTFSLSLGDYITVKIVGGKTQLIGNVVYDNIGAANNLPFAAAVATVPVVIMLVYLAAVRRTGALENL is encoded by the coding sequence ATGACGACCCTCACGACGACGGCCGCCTCCCCCGGGATGCGGAGGCGGGCCGCCTCATTCCTGCACCGGCACGCCGGCGTGCGGCTGTCGCTGCTGCTGTCGGCGCCCCTGGCCTGGCTGGGACTGGCCTACCTGGGCGCGCTCGCCGCCCTTCTGGTCACCGCGTTCTGGTCGACGGACGTGTTCACCGGTGACGTGGTCAAGGTGTTCACCTGGGCCAACTTCACCGATCTGGTCACCGGCGAGGTCTATCGCACGGTCGCCCTGCGCTCGATCGGCGTGGCCGCGGCGGTCACGCTGATCGACCTGGTGGTGGCCTTCCCCATGGCGTTCGCGATGGCCAAGCTGGCCTCGCCGCGTGCCCAGCGCTGGCTCGTGATCGCCGTGCTCACCCCATTGTGGGCGTCCTACCTGGTCAAGGCGTACGCGTGGCGGGTGATGCTGTCCTCGGACGGCGTGCTCGGCTGGGGTTACGGCCTGACCGCCACCGTGGTGACCCTGTCGTACCTGTGGCTGCCGTACATGATCCTGCCGATCTACGCGGGGCTCGAACGGCTGCCGAACTCGCTGCTCGACGCGGCCGGGGACCTCGGCGCGCGCCCGTGGCGGACGTTCCGCACGGTGGTCTGGCCGCTGACCTTCCCCGCCGCCGTGGCGGGGTCGATCTTCACGTTCTCCCTCTCCCTGGGCGACTACATCACCGTGAAGATCGTCGGTGGCAAGACCCAGCTCATCGGCAACGTGGTCTACGACAACATCGGCGCGGCCAACAACCTGCCCTTCGCCGCCGCCGTCGCCACCGTCCCCGTCGTGATCATGCTGGTCTACCTCGCGGCCGTACGCCGCACCGGCGCGCTGGAGAACCTGTGA
- a CDS encoding ABC transporter permease, whose translation MNLSRTARTLLRAALVAGLAVIYVPLAVVLLNSFNSDRTFSWPPAGFTLRWWGAAWGSAGLRDALWTSVQAGLGATAIALVLGTMAAFAVQRYRFFGRETVSLVIVLPIALPGIVTGIALSNTFHTVLGLPLGLLTVIVGHATFCVVTVYNNVLARLRRMGLNLEEASADLGADTFTTFRLVTFPMMRSALLAGGLLAFALSFDEIIVTTFTAGAGVRTLPIWIFENLFRPNQAPVVNVVAAALILLSVIPIYLAQRLSGGDPQTH comes from the coding sequence GTGAACCTGTCTCGTACGGCCCGGACGCTGCTGCGGGCGGCGCTGGTGGCCGGCCTGGCCGTGATCTACGTGCCGCTGGCCGTGGTGCTGCTCAACTCGTTCAACTCCGACCGGACCTTCTCCTGGCCGCCCGCCGGGTTCACGCTGCGCTGGTGGGGCGCCGCCTGGGGCTCGGCCGGCCTGCGCGACGCGCTGTGGACCTCGGTCCAGGCGGGCCTCGGCGCGACCGCGATCGCGCTCGTGCTCGGCACGATGGCCGCCTTCGCGGTGCAGCGCTACCGGTTCTTCGGCCGGGAGACGGTCTCGCTGGTGATCGTGCTGCCCATCGCCCTGCCCGGCATCGTGACCGGCATCGCGCTGAGCAACACGTTCCACACGGTGCTCGGCCTGCCTCTCGGGCTGCTGACCGTGATCGTGGGCCACGCGACGTTCTGCGTGGTCACCGTCTACAACAACGTGCTGGCCCGGCTGCGCCGCATGGGCCTGAACCTGGAGGAGGCGTCGGCCGACCTCGGGGCGGACACGTTCACCACGTTCCGCCTGGTGACGTTCCCGATGATGCGCTCGGCGCTGCTCGCGGGCGGGCTGCTCGCCTTCGCGCTGTCGTTCGACGAGATCATCGTCACGACGTTCACCGCCGGGGCCGGCGTCCGCACGCTGCCGATCTGGATCTTCGAGAACCTGTTCCGGCCCAACCAGGCGCCGGTGGTCAACGTGGTCGCCGCCGCGCTGATCCTGCTGTCGGTGATCCCGATCTATCTGGCCCAGCGCCTGTCCGGCGGCGACCCGCAGACCCACTGA